The Collibacillus ludicampi region GAGATCTTCAATTGTAGTAGGTGTCGGGTTCGGCGTATGATTTTTCATAATACTATTGATTTCGACAACATACCGCGAATTCCTTTTTTTAATCCCAAAGTCTAATTGGGTGTACATATCATAGAATCGTACGCGCAGTGACGGCAGGGTGAGCTTGTCGCTGTTCGAGAGATAGACCATCGAGTAGCCAACGCAACTCCCGACGACTAATTTTCAACGGTACGGCGCTCGCTTCTTCCGGCCACTGAAATTTTCCTTTCTCTAATCGGCGGTAATAGAGCCAGAAACCGTTGTGTTCCCAATGAAGAATCTTCAGTTTATCTCGCTTTCGATTGCAGAAAACGAAGAGACAGGGCGAGAAAGGGTCGAGTTCAAACTCTTCCTTGACGAGCACAGCTAACCCGTCAATCGATTTCCGTAGATCGGTGCTTCCGCAGGCCAGATACACTCGCTCTACGCTAGCTTCGCTTAGCATAACGTTTGGAGTGTTCGCACGACGTCTGCCAGCAGCGCGGGATCAAAGCCAGGCTGGATCTCTACGGTTGCTTGCCCTACTCTAACGAGCAAGGTGTTTCTAGACTCGTCAGGCTGCCCGTCCACTTCTACCGATATCCATTTGGATGATGGGGTCACAACGGCTTCTTTGTGTTCAATCTTCCGGAGCCAATATCGGAACTGATGAAGCTTCAACTGATGAGCTCTACACCAAGCTGATGCACTCTGTCCGCTAGCCCGAAAAGCAGCGATCCGTACCTCCCACTCTTTTCTTAATTCTGCATGGGACATTGAAAGTTCTCCTCTCCGAATATCTTGAGGAGATTATCTCAAATACAACACGAGGTTAGTAGGTGGGAAGTATTTGACGCTTACAGAAAACCGTATGTTTGAGAAGTTCACCTATTGTATAAAAGTTGCACTAATGAATAGTGAAAGAATTCGTTCTTTTTTGATGAAATC contains the following coding sequences:
- the tnpB gene encoding IS66 family insertion sequence element accessory protein TnpB (TnpB, as the term is used for proteins encoded by IS66 family insertion elements, is considered an accessory protein, since TnpC, encoded by a neighboring gene, is a DDE family transposase.) — encoded protein: MLSEASVERVYLACGSTDLRKSIDGLAVLVKEEFELDPFSPCLFVFCNRKRDKLKILHWEHNGFWLYYRRLEKGKFQWPEEASAVPLKISRRELRWLLDGLSLEQRQAHPAVTARTIL
- the tnpA gene encoding IS66 family insertion sequence element accessory protein TnpA, with amino-acid sequence MSHAELRKEWEVRIAAFRASGQSASAWCRAHQLKLHQFRYWLRKIEHKEAVVTPSSKWISVEVDGQPDESRNTLLVRVGQATVEIQPGFDPALLADVVRTLQTLC